The stretch of DNA GCCGCTGGGAGTGACACTTTTTCTCTTCACGATATAAAAGTGTCTCACCTAGGGAGaagctctccaggggagagccaaaGTCTCTGAGTTGATCGGTTCCTTGACCCCCTTAGGGCTGACAACAAAACGTGTGTTAGGTTATCCCAGGAGACCTGGGCCAGCCCTAGTCTGGGCCAGAACACAGAGTTCTGGAACCAAACCACCCTCAGTAAATAATTAATGCGCTCCTCCTTACAGGAGAGCCTAGCTCAGTATGAGCCAAGTCTTTTTAAAGTCtgttcaaaaaaaaccaaaaaacaactgaagaaaaccaaacaaagaacACTTCCAAGCAAAGGTTGTGTTTCTTCTTCTGCActggcagctgcagagcagggtggaACACCCACAGCTGGATTTCCAGCTGGattccccttcccagctggatttcctttcccagctggatttcccagctggatttcccttcccagctggatttcctttcccagctggatttcccagctggatttccagctggatttcccttcccagctggatttccaGCTGGattccccttcccagctggatttccagttggatttcccagctggatttcctttcccagctggatttcccagctggatttcccttcccagctggatttcctttcccagctggatttcccttcccagctggatttcccttcccagctggatttcccttcccagttggatttcccagctggatttcctttcccagctggatttcccagctggatttcccttcccagctggatttcccttcccagctggatttccCAGATGGATTTCCAGCTGGATTTCCCTTCTCAGATGgatttcccttcccagctggatttccaGTTGgatttcccttcccagctggatttcctttcccagctggatttcccttcccagctggatttccCAGATggatttcccagctggatttcccttcccagctggatttcctttcccagctggatttcccttcccagctggatttccaGTTGGATTTCCCTTCCCAGATGGATTTCCAGCTGGATTTCCCTTCCCAGATGGattccccttcccagctggatttccaGTTGGATTTCCAGCTGGATTTCCCTTCCCAGATGGATTTCCAGTTGGATTTCCAGCTGGATTTCCCTTCACAGATGGATTTCCCTTCACAGATGgatttcccttcccagctggatttcccagctggatttccaGCTGGattcccttcccagctggattttcccttcccagctggatttccagttggatttcccagctggatttcccttcccagatggatttcccagctggatttccaGCTGGattcccttcccagctggattttCCCTTCCCAGATGGATTCCCTTCCCAGATGAATTTCCAGATGGATTCCCGTTCCAGCTggatttcccagctggatttccCTTTCCAGCTGGATTTCCAGATGgatttcccttcccagctggatttccaGATGgatttcccttcccagctggatttccaGATGGATTCCCTTTCCAGCTGAATTTCCAGATGGattcccttcccagctggatttAGAGCCCAGATCCGGGCTGGGGCTCTCGGCACAGACCACACCACACAGCCAGTATTTCTGTGCTGTGAGGAGCTCCCTTGCCAGCCCTTCCCCTGGCTCCCCGTGTCCACCCTCCCTCCCCTACCAGCCttacaaaaatcaaaaacaaaaaaacaccccaaaaaagggTTACAAACCCCTTCACATCCCATTTCCCACCCCTTCCTCTTTCCCACAGTGTAAAAAGCTGCCTCTGCAGTTTTAGCAAGTCCTTCCACTggtaacagttaaaaaaaaaaaggaactgaaCTTAAAGGAACTTTTCCAGAAAGGCAGAAGGGTGTTTAAAATGAGCTATTTGAAgcttaaaaacaattttaaaaaaatcttcctttacACCCCAGAAGTTGTTAAAACTCCCTCACGGTTCAGAGCAGAGTCCTTGTCTGCTGTCTCTGTTTGATCTGTTTGAATGCAGAGGAATTCTGCTCTCTGGTGATCCACAGATGATTAATGGAAAGATAAACTCATTGAGAAAATAGGCGCTTTATGGTCCAACCCTCTCCTGACCGGCACACATGTTCCCATTAATTTAATTCCGCTTTCATTAGCAGCCGGAATGATGAAGCAATTTGGTATCCAGGAGAGTGGAGCGTGGTGAGCAAGGACACACGGGTCTGCTAAGAGAAGAGGCGACTGCAGCTCATGTTCCAAGGCCGAAATGCATTAAATTGGAACTATAGAAATTTTACATCGCCCCAGCGCTGAGCATACTGTGATTCGCTGACACGCCCAAAAGCAATCATCCTCCACATGGAGAGCGAGtgacctggccttgagcacagAGCAAGCAGCCTCCAGCTTCTCCTCTCAGCCCAGGGGAAAGGAACATTTCCTCCCCGGACTTTCCATACAGAACAAATTGCATTAAGATTGCACTGATATTTCAATTGAGCAGCAAAGCCCCCGGGCCTATTACCTGGAGAGGCTCTGACCTCTTGTTTCAGTTTGCTGCTTTCCTCCCTGCCGCTTTTTACCCAAAATGACCTGTTCTTACCCAGGGTTTGGGGCCTGAAGCTTGCTGCCACAGCTGTGTAAGAatcaggagttttggggtgCTCCAGGGAGAAGCAGAGGTAGCAGAGTGGGTCAGGACAACAAAGTTGTTCTTCCCCTgtaaaaagccccaaacagcTGGAGCCTGCTCAGCTCCTGACCCTACCACAAACAGATAAATAgagaaaacccaaataaataGAATACAGACAGATAAATCCTGACTCCCACTACACAGAGTGTGGTACCGAGGGTCTCTGCACATGCCATCGagcttttcaaagaaaagaaagacaatTTGTGGGGAGAGAGAGGGTGATCCACAGACTGCCTGTTTTGCACGGTATTTCTGGGAGAAAAACAGAGATCTGTGTGTTTCTGCTCCAGGTCTCATGTTCTTCAAGCCTGCAACTCTCCCCAGTATTACTGTTCTAAGGAATCAAAGCGTCCCTCCACATCTGGAGCACGCCTGAGGTGAAAATGAGCACGTTGCTGTGGTTCGGTTCTGATTTACGGTGAGCACAGGCAAGGCAGGCTCTGTCTGAAGGGCAGGGACACACCGTGGCactccatcctcatcctcatcctcatcctcatccccatcctcatcctcatcctcatcctcatcctcatcctcaccctcatcctcatcctcatccccatccccatcccatccccatccccatcctcatcctcatccccatcctcgTCCCCATCCTcgtccccatcctcatccccatccccatcctcatcctcatcctcatcctcatcctcatcctcatcctcatcctcatcctcatcctcatcctcatccccatccccatccccatccccatccccatccccatcctcatcctcatcctcatcctcatccccatccccatcctcgtccccatcctcatccgcatcctcatcctcatcctcaccctcatcctcatccccatccccatcctcatccccatccccatccccatccccatccccatcctcatcctcatccccatccccatccccatccccatcctcatcctcatccccatccccatcccatcctcatcctcatcctcatcctcatccccatcctcatccccatccccatcccatccccatcccatccccatccccatcctcatccccatcctcatcctcatcctcatcctcatccccctccccatccccatcccatcccatccccatcctcatccccatccccatccccatcctcatcccatcctcatccccatccccatcccatccccatcccatccccatccccatcctcatccccatccccatcccatccccatcccatccccatccccatcccatccccatcccatccccatcctatccgcatcctcatccccatcctcatccccatcctcatcccatccccatcccatcccatccccatccccatccccatccccatcctcatccccatcctcatccccatccccatcccatccccatcccatccccatcctatcctcatccccatcctcatcccatccccatccccatccccatcctcatccccatcccatcccatccccatcctcatcccatccccatcccatccccatcccatccccatcctcatccccatcccatccccatccccatcctcatccccatcctcatcctcatccccatccccatccccatccccatccccatccccatccccatccccatccccatccccatcccatcccatcctcatcccatccccatccccatcccatccccatcccatcccatcctcatcTCCATCCTCCTGGGGACCATCCTGATCCTCTCACCAGGGGATCGCTGCTCCAGCTTCCCGCAGCACttcccaggggacacccagggcacCTTTCTCAGCAGCACACGTTTTGCTGCAGATCACCACATTCAGCTAAAATTCGGGAAACTCCAGCTTGTTTTGAggtggggggcacaggggacagaaGCCGGGTCTGTGTGTCCTCCCGTGGAGGGAATAAAGTCACTGCAGGAACAGGCTGGGCACGGGCAGGTGACATTCCCCCACAGGGGCATTTCTGCAGACACAGACGTGCTTCTGCCAGGGATATTTATCCTTCAAAACGCACTTGGAGGGACAGTTTAATAAAgactccctgccctctgcctcTGGAGCGTGCCTCCGGAACGCTACTGGGTGGGAAAATGCAGTGCTGATCGAACTGCTAAGAGTAATTCAGTGCTGGCAGGAAGCCTAAACTTCATTTATTGATGAAACAACTTCACACGCAGCTGGGGAATGAGAAGAGCCGCTGCACTTGAGCAGAAGTTACAAACCCTCGGCAGGGTCTCAGTGCTTTATTAACTTCAGGGACACAAAATGCTGCCTGGGGGGGTGGCAGAGATGTTCCCCGAGGTTTTTAAGGGTCAGGACAGCCTCGTGAGGGTGCACTGAGCCAGGTgatccagccctgggagaacCCCGGCCTCTGGGGAGTCTGTCACTTGTGGATTCCCTCCAGGTGCCAGGTGTTGGAGCATCCTACAGAAACAACACAACTCCCTGCAGTTGGCAGTTCTGaagagctcacctgggcaccagAGGCTCTGCTGTTAACCTGCAGTGCTGGGCCACCCCACCCCGTCCCCACAGACAGCTCAGAGGGACAGCAACACCCTCTGCACCGTGCCATTGCCATCTCCCCGGATTTCACTTTGTCACTGCCATCTCACCTGTGGGCACAGAGTCCCagattttcatgttttaattgGAATCTCTCTGGTCACAAAGTCTCTGGTCTCTGGACTTCACTTTGTCATTGGGATCTCATCTGTGGGCACAAAGTCCCCAGATTTCACGTTTTAATTGGGATCTCTGTGGTCACAAAGTCCCTGGATTTCACTTTGTCACTGGGATGTCTGTGGGCACAGAGTCccaaattttcacattttaattgGGATCTCTCTGGTCACAAAGTCCCTGGATTTCACTTTGTCACTGGGATCTGTGTGGTTACAAAGTCCcaaattttcatgttttaattgGGATCTCTGTGGTCACAAAGTCCCTGGATTTCACTTTGTCATTGGGATCTCTGTGGGGACATAAAGTCACATTTTCACCTTGTCACTGGGATTTCTGTGATCACAAAGTCTCCAGATTTCACATTGTCACTGGGATCTGTGTGGTCACAAATTCCCCAGATTTCACTTTGTCACTGGGATCTCTGTGGTCACAAAGTCCCTGGATTTCCCTTTGTCACGGGGATCTCTGAGGTCACAAAGAGTCACATTTTCACTCTGTCACTGGGATCTCTGTGGTCACAAATTCCCCAGATTTCACTCTGTCACTGGGATCTCTGTGGTCACAAATTCCCCAGATTTCACTTTGTCACTGGGATCTCTGTGGTCACAAATTCCCCAGATTTCACTTTGTCACTGGGATCTCTGTGGTCACAAAGTCCTTGGATTTCCCTTTGTCACTGGGATCTCTGAGGTCACAAAGAGTCACATTTTCACTTTGTCACTGGGATCTCTGTGGTCACAAAGTCCTTGGATTTCCCTTTGTCACTGGGATCTATGATGTCACGAAGTCTCCAGATTTCCCTTTTTCACTGGTATCTCGATGGTCATGAAGTCCTCGGCCAGCATCACCTCCTGGCCATCCAGCAGGGCCTCGGCCTGTCCCTTGAGCAGCTGCATCTCGGCGTGGCCAGCTCTGTACCGCTGGCTGAAGTGTGTCAGCACCAGCCTCTTGGCGCGGCACTGCCGTGCCAGCCGCGCCGCCGTGCCGGGGGTGCTGTGCCCGCGCTCCCGCGCCTTGTCCTGCAGGCTGTCCCCCAGCGTGGCCTCGTGCACCAGCAGGTCAGCCTGCTGGCACAGCCGCAGCGCCGCGCTGCCCAGCGGCCCCGAGCAGTCGCCCAGCACGCAGATCTTCCTGCCGGGAACGGGCGGCTCCAGCACGTCCTCGGGGCGCAGCGTGGCTCCGCTCTCCAGCACGACGGCAGCCCCGCTCTTCAGCCGCCCGTACAGGGGGCCTGGCTGGACGCCTGGCAGGTAAAGGTAAAGTGTCACACTCGTTATGTTACTGTACCAGCTTCAGCTGTCTCACACAACTCAGTATAAAAGTCAATTGGTATTTCACGTTTCTGGTAGGAATTAAGAGCTCGTGGCCGTAGCGGGAAGGGTGTTTGGAGAAAATcctagaatggcttgggttggaaggcacctcaGAGCTcatcctgccatgggcagggacagcttctgctgccccagggggctccagcctgggcttggacacttccaggaacgGGGCAGCCGCAGCTGCCCAAGGAAATtacataaaaaaccccaattttatAGCTGGAATGAAAGTCAGTAACTGGCCATGTGTTCTCCTGAAAGCCACGCTGAGCTGTTTAAACACTGGCACCTGAGAACTttgtggctgctcccagcatgaAAGGGGTCTGTGGTATTCCCACACACCAGCTCAGAGTGCTGCACGGCGCCAGAGGGGAAAACCGAGCCAGAACAGACAGCAGCACCTCCCATCTGCTACAACCCGCAGGAAGCTGGgcagaaaagaggcagaaagaggaaaaataagtcAGAGTAGCTACCGAGGTCTTTCAGTTTCTGCACGTTGAGCTTCCCAGGCCGGGGCTTCTCTTCCAGCACGAAGCCGAAGGAGGGCACGCGGTGGAAGAGGCGGAACGCTCTCACAACCAGCTGCTCGTCCTCCACCAGCAAGTAGGAGTCTTCTACTGGATCCAGGTGCAGAACTCTCCCTGGAGGGCCCTGAGGAAGCGCCTCAGCCCTGTCCAAGCCAGAGAAATCCTTGAATTCCTCTGCGGGGCACTGGTCCCGCGTGGGGACCAGCTCGTGGACGGTGTAGGGGAAGAGGAGCTGTGAGTgggacagctccaggctccTCCACAGGAAGCTCCGTAGCCCCAGTGGCCCGTAAATATCAACGGGGGCTTTGCTGGCATCggggctgctctgcaggctgagcGT from Poecile atricapillus isolate bPoeAtr1 chromosome Z, bPoeAtr1.hap1, whole genome shotgun sequence encodes:
- the ELAC1 gene encoding zinc phosphodiesterase ELAC protein 1 isoform X1, which produces MDGDRNTLCFGISLLNTAVNFPPSLFEESCRAISEQLHCLFSCLFCPFPFESTARITKIFITHLHGDHIFGLPGLLCTLSLQSSPDASKAPVDIYGPLGLRSFLWRSLELSHSQLLFPYTVHELVPTRDQCPAEEFKDFSGLDRAEALPQGPPGRVLHLDPVEDSYLLVEDEQLVVRAFRLFHRVPSFGFVLEEKPRPGKLNVQKLKDLGVQPGPLYGRLKSGAAVVLESGATLRPEDVLEPPVPGRKICVLGDCSGPLGSAALRLCQQADLLVHEATLGDSLQDKARERGHSTPGTAARLARQCRAKRLVLTHFSQRYRAGHAEMQLLKGQAEALLDGQEVMLAEDFMTIEIPVKKGNLETS
- the ELAC1 gene encoding zinc phosphodiesterase ELAC protein 1 isoform X2 — protein: MSLEITFLGTGAAHPTPARGASALVLRREGQCWLFDCGEGTQTQLMRSHLRAARITKIFITHLHGDHIFGLPGLLCTLSLQSSPDASKAPVDIYGPLGLRSFLWRSLELSHSQLLFPYTVHELVPTRDQCPAEEFKDFSGLDRAEALPQGPPGRVLHLDPVEDSYLLVEDEQLVVRAFRLFHRVPSFGFVLEEKPRPGKLNVQKLKDLGVQPGPLYGRLKSGAAVVLESGATLRPEDVLEPPVPGRKICVLGDCSGPLGSAALRLCQQADLLVHEATLGDSLQDKARERGHSTPGTAARLARQCRAKRLVLTHFSQRYRAGHAEMQLLKGQAEALLDGQEVMLAEDFMTIEIPVKKGNLETS